The Melitaea cinxia chromosome Z, ilMelCinx1.1, whole genome shotgun sequence genomic interval atctgatcactactttttgagtaatctttgataacgcgcagttacttgactatttttttgtcgatctacgttgtattactcgtcgatgtaattgaagtcggttttttttttcgtttgcgagcaaacacaattattatttagatatagtGCGGATGTACGTACAACGATTTTTGATACGTACTCTGTACGTAATTAATCAtatacgatttttatttattaccaaactattatatattaaaatatttatattgcatTTTCAGGGCGCAGTACCAAAAGGAAACGCGACAAAAGAGATGATAAAACAAATGAGTTTCCGGGAAGGGCAAGTGATATTCAAGTGCACAAAGTGTTGTAGTATAAAACCGGAGCGCGCCCACCACTGTTCTGTATGCCAGCGTTGCATAAGAAAAATGGACCACCATTGCCCCTGGGTTAATAACTGTGTCGGCGAGaacaatcaaaaatattttgtgcttTTTACGGTGTGCTTCTTTGtctttaattaatgttttaagaGCTTATGCGTCTCGAGAAATAATTCGTAAATTTGCAGAGCATTGTTCTTAATGCTATATTACAAACGTTTAAGCTGTCACAAATATTTAGTATGGCAAACTTTATTAACTGACTAAAAAACttgaggaggttctcgattcgacattaaactcatatttttttagtggatgcaccgattttgatgttccTTTTTTCGGttgaaagctggtgtttatcttgtggtaccatttaaatttgatttaaatccgacgagtactttttgagttattcctagAAATGTCTGTAATAACCAGACCCAATTAAGTTTATGTATTTCGATGCGCTGAACCCGAATTTGGAATCCGTTTTGGTCCCtaagttaataaattatgagTATATATCAGAAAACTGCCAAAaattcgtttacgagcaaataattatattaagaaacAATGAAAACAGAACTGCTTCCAAAATCTTacttaatttgattaattatattttctcgTATAATTATATCGTTTACTCTTCTTTCCAGTTTTACATAGCAGCAATATCGATCCACTCTCTGACTCTATCAGTGTATCAATTCGTGACGTGTATAAGGCACGAGTGGCGCGATTGTAGCACGTACTCCCCGCCAGCAACTGTCGTGCTATTATTGTTCCTTATCGCTGAGGCGTTGCTCTTCGCTATATTCACTGCGGTTATGCTCGGTACACAACTTCACGCTATATGGAACGATGAAACTGTGAGTATTTTTGTCTATCCATGACATGAgtgtagaatgctaatatatacttttttaaattatgcattataaatacatttaattaataaaaaaaaaatttacacacactaccatgtatttaacacacataaccatgtatttaacacacataaccatgtatttaacaaacataaccatgtatttaacacacataaccatgtatttaacaaacataaccatgtatttaacacacataaccatgtatttaacaaacataaccatgtatttaacaaacataaccatgtatttaacacacataaccatgtatttaacaaacataaccatgtatttaacacacataACCATGTATTTAACAAACATAACCATGTTTTTAACACACATaaccatgtatttaacacacataaccatgtatttaacaaacataaccatgtatttaacacacaaccatgtatttaacacacataaccatgtatttaacacacacacacatacatatatactcttgtttattattatagaagtatagtctttgacaacaggatcttaataatgttcaaactaataatttaaattaattatttattatagtcaaatttcgaccactgagcgaccactattttttttatagatacgCACACGTCAAAGTCCTTATACATCTTTTTGAGTCAGTCAAGAGCAGATGAATATAAAGTATTGTCTTGCAGGGTATCGAACAATTGAAGAAAGAGCAAGCGCGATGGGTCCGCAAATCTCGATGGAAGAGTATACAGTCAGTGTTTGGTCGTTTTTCTATATTGTGGTTCTCGCCTTTCACCCAACCTTCGCCCAAGACGAAGCTGGAGAGTTACTTGTATAGTGTGTAAAACAAACAGTATTCACCATTCAAACCACTAACCTAGATATAATAGCAAAAATGGCTATGCTAGCCGAAATGGCTATTAGCTGAAACGCATTATGCGTGGCAATACAGCTATGTTGCCGATAAGCTAGAACAACAGTGATTTTTTTGTCTATGTGTATATTcagatgtttaatttatttctctttataagtttaaatgacaaattatatttacgatTGACTGATGCGGTTTATACATGTGTAGTGTAGCGGCGACTCGTGCATTTAACATATGTTACATATTCAAGAGAATCTAAGCCTTATAATATCGTGATTTAATATCATAGGTGTCGATCTTCAAAGGGATTAACCACAAAAGTAGTCGGTAGAATACGTATAGTACAAATGTCTAAAGCCAGGTTCCTATATTCGAAACGTTTCGTTTTGCTTACGGACCGTTTTTATTGCCGATATATCGTGTTTCGTGACCAAAGCGTATCTTTTATAGAATATAGGAACGGGTCTTAATATGTTTTTCATTATTCAGGGAAGATTATGAATGTTAGagcttttgaaatatatatcgAGTGTTGGCTTACCCTTTATATATAGTCTGTTTTTGATTCCAACCTGTCTAGATGTTGATTCTCACTCATCGCACTCGCACTGATCAGACAATAGATTTATTTCGGCCTAAGTTTCGGTATGCGCTTACGCTATTTTAATGAGAAACCCTGGATGtcattaatattgaaaaataatcacGCTAGCTCGGACGTTAATAGGTGAAAATATTCTTTGCCTACAGTGTTAATATCACTgtgaaatgttattttttatattacgaaTTTGTTTTGCATACAAATGGTACCTATTTATGTTGTAGTAACTTTGGGATGAAGATCTATTTCTCAACAATTTTGCTAATGTTTAAAAC includes:
- the LOC123668433 gene encoding palmitoyltransferase ZDHHC3; the encoded protein is MIREFYDSSDEDEMESQYQIDPECLVLTRPDKDMHNRCCGGKAWCIRDICGIICAVLTWLLILYAEFVVMMVMLLPGVSTYPIYSYINIFIFQSLAFLAFASHLRTMFTDPGAVPKGNATKEMIKQMSFREGQVIFKCTKCCSIKPERAHHCSVCQRCIRKMDHHCPWVNNCVGENNQKYFVLFTFYIAAISIHSLTLSVYQFVTCIRHEWRDCSTYSPPATVVLLLFLIAEALLFAIFTAVMLGTQLHAIWNDETGIEQLKKEQARWVRKSRWKSIQSVFGRFSILWFSPFTQPSPKTKLESYLYSV